Sequence from the Janthinobacterium lividum genome:
CGGTAGCCAAGCTGAGCCTGCTGCATGCACAGGTCGAGCCGCACTTCCTGTACAACACCCTGGCCAGCGCGCAGCTGCTCACGCGCAGCGATCCCGTGCGTGCCGACGAGATGCTCGGTAATCTGATCCTGTACCTGCGCCACTCGCTGCCGCGCACGGAGCAAGCCATGTCGACCCTGGGCACGGAACTGGAACGGGCGCGCGCCTACCTCGATATCCTGAAAATCCGCATGGGTGGACGCCTGAACCTGCAGATCGAAGTGCCGCAATACCTGCGCCAGGCGGAACTGCCGCCGATGATGCTGCAAACCCTGGTGGAAAACGCCATCAAGCACGGCCTGGAGCCGAAAAGCGGCGGCGGCACGATCTGGATCATGGCGCGCAGCGGCGACGGCACGGTGATCGTCACAGTGGCCGACGATGGCAAGGGCTTCAGCGACGACGGTGCCGGCACGGGCATCGGCTTGCGCAATGTGCGCGAACGCCTGCGCCTGACCTATGGCGCGGCCGCGTCGTTTTCCATCCTCGCCAATTTCCCCGATGGCGTGACGGCCACCATCACGGTACCCGACAGCACGGCGCAGGGAGTCTCCTATGCATAAGCCCGAGATGACGTGCGTCATCGCCGAAGACGAAACCCTGCTGCGCGATGCGCTCGTGGCCCTGCTGGCCGAAGAGTGGCCCAGCTTGCGCATCGTCGCCGCCTGCGACGATGGCGGCGCGGCGCTCGACGCCATCGCCACGCATCAGCCCGACATCGCCTTCCTCGACATCCGCATGCCGGGATTGACGGGGCTGGAAGTGGCGGCCGGCGCGCTCGAAGCGAGTCCCGCCACGCAGGTGGTGTTCGTCACCGCCTACGACCAGTACGCGATCGATGCCTTTGACAAGGGCGCCGTCGACTATTTATTGAAACCCATAGCCCGCGAGCGCCTGCAGGCGACCTTGCAGCGCGTGCAGGCACGGGCCGGCAAGACCCAGGTGGATGACGGTGCGCTGGCCGGCCTGCTGCAGCAGTTGAGCAGCGCCTTGCCGGCGGCCGCCAAGTCGCCGCCGCTGGTATGGCTGACGGCCAGCAGCGGCAAGGATACGCGGCTGATCATGGTGGAAGACATCGCCTATTTTCAGTCCGACACCAAGTACACGGCCGTCATGACGGCCGAGGGCGAGGCGCTGCTGCGCAAGCCGATCCGCGAACTGCTCGACGTGCTCGATCCGGCCATCTTTAAACAGATCCACCGCTCCACCATCGTCAACATGAAAATGGTGGCGTCCGTCACGCGCGACGAAGTGGGACGCGGCGCCTTGCGCCTGAAGACGCGGCCGGAAACCCTGGCCGTGAGCCAGCCGTTCATGGCGCTGTTCCGGAATATGTAGGCCGGTTTAGAGCTCCTGACATAATCTACTGCGCGTCGCGATTTGCGGCCTCCGATGCTCACTGTGCATTCGCACAGCTGCGCCTCTCAGCCGCAACTCACTGCCGCTCGCTACGGTTCTGTCAGGCGCTCTTAATCAGCCGTTTCAAAGCCTTCGAGCACATTGACGACATTGATGCCGATTTCCTTCACCGCGTAGCCCCCTTCGAGGATGAAGGCGGTGGGCAGGTTCAGATGCGCGAGGCGCTCGCCCACGCGCAGGTAGTCGCCGCTTTGCAGGGAGAAGTGCGACAGCGGGTCGCCGGCGAAAGTATCGACACCGAGCGAGACCACCAGCGCGTCGGGTGCGTACATATTGATGCGCAGGCAGGCCGTTTCCAGCGCGGCGAACCAGCTGGCCGTGCTGCTGCCGGATGGCAGCGGCAGGTTGACGTTGTAGCCGAGCCCGGCGCCGCTGCCCGTTTCATCTGCGTGCCCCAGGTAAAACGGATATTCGCTGCGCGGGTCGGCGTGGATGGAGGCGAACAGCACGTCGTCGCGCTGGTAAAAGATGCTTTGCGTGCCGTTGCCGTGGTGGTAATCGATATCGAGGATGGCGACCTTGCGGGCGCCGTCGTCGAGCAGATGCTGCGCGGCCAGGGCAGCGTTGTTGAGAAAACAGTAGCCGCCAAAGAAATCGCTGCCCGCGTGGTGGCCCGGCGGGCGGGTGAGGGCAAACGTGGCCCGCTCGCCCAGGCGCAGCGCATGGGCCGCGTTGACGGCGCAGTCGGCGCCCGTCTTGGCCGCCGTCCACGTGCCGGCCGTCAGTGGCGTGCCGTTGTCCATCGAGTACAGGCCCAGCTTGGCCGTGA
This genomic interval carries:
- a CDS encoding histone deacetylase family protein, which codes for MLTFYNELHSQHRGRFEMFRGTMVPCFETPERADMVVAELGRRNLGRIVTPHGVPLTSLERIHTPRYLHFLRHAWHDWLALDPDNAGRDALPSVWPVRTLRSDIEPDDFTAKLGLYSMDNGTPLTAGTWTAAKTGADCAVNAAHALRLGERATFALTRPPGHHAGSDFFGGYCFLNNAALAAQHLLDDGARKVAILDIDYHHGNGTQSIFYQRDDVLFASIHADPRSEYPFYLGHADETGSGAGLGYNVNLPLPSGSSTASWFAALETACLRINMYAPDALVVSLGVDTFAGDPLSHFSLQSGDYLRVGERLAHLNLPTAFILEGGYAVKEIGINVVNVLEGFETAD
- a CDS encoding LytR/AlgR family response regulator transcription factor, with the translated sequence MHKPEMTCVIAEDETLLRDALVALLAEEWPSLRIVAACDDGGAALDAIATHQPDIAFLDIRMPGLTGLEVAAGALEASPATQVVFVTAYDQYAIDAFDKGAVDYLLKPIARERLQATLQRVQARAGKTQVDDGALAGLLQQLSSALPAAAKSPPLVWLTASSGKDTRLIMVEDIAYFQSDTKYTAVMTAEGEALLRKPIRELLDVLDPAIFKQIHRSTIVNMKMVASVTRDEVGRGALRLKTRPETLAVSQPFMALFRNM